In one window of Skermanella rosea DNA:
- a CDS encoding DUF3141 domain-containing protein, translating into MTIFTELYRNWAEYVTDSTQRSVLFWDVLRKRGNIAVEHFEQGKPPLLAFEHETVLDGRTLDRPVNYALLRILPRPGQRIDPAKRPFIVVDPRAGHGPGIGGFKEDSEVGFALRFGHPCYFVTFFPEPEPGQTLEDVARAEALFVETVRDRHPDSDKPCVYGNCQAGWAVAILSAARPEIMGPIILAGAPLSYWAGIEGSNPMRYTGGLTGGSWAALLASDLGNGRFDGANLVRNFESLNPANTYWTKYYNLYSRIDTEEERFLEFERWWGGIFLMNQEEILAIVNGLFIGNKLARGEIVSSQGGKTIDLRNIRSPIVIFASWGDNITPPQQALNWIADVYDSTEEIRTNEQVIVYTLHEDIGHLGIFVSARVAQKHTSEFIGGLDFIDILPPGLYELIIDDKRPDLPNADLIPDRYVMRFEPREIEDILKLDDTREDELRFETVARVSQVNEGLYETFARPWITPFVTEASARWLRLMHPARLERLMASDFNPFMRPLESLAGMVRRDRRPATPGNPFVEAERRTSDGIVRALEEYRKARDLGYERIFKAIYGSPLVEAAVGLRAEGARHVRRRGDAGLRAELAKARMALLATRIGEGGRLEALMRSLLYVFREDRRMVDERTFRMMERIRDERPEAGKVNVAQVKDCVRVQAAILQIDEERAIRALPGLVPDREGRERVLDAVRRISQAQGALSAKAQARLDRIQAALGLDERKTGRAASA; encoded by the coding sequence ATGACGATCTTCACCGAGCTTTACAGGAACTGGGCCGAATACGTGACCGACAGCACGCAGCGCTCGGTCCTTTTCTGGGATGTCCTGCGCAAGCGCGGCAATATCGCGGTCGAGCATTTCGAGCAGGGCAAGCCGCCGCTGCTGGCGTTCGAGCACGAAACGGTGCTGGACGGCAGGACCCTGGACCGGCCGGTCAATTACGCGCTGCTCCGCATCCTTCCCAGGCCGGGGCAGCGGATCGATCCGGCGAAGCGCCCGTTCATCGTCGTCGATCCCCGGGCGGGCCACGGGCCGGGCATCGGCGGCTTCAAGGAGGACAGCGAGGTCGGCTTCGCGCTCCGCTTCGGCCATCCCTGCTACTTCGTCACCTTCTTCCCGGAACCGGAGCCGGGCCAGACGCTGGAGGACGTGGCGCGGGCCGAGGCCCTGTTCGTCGAGACGGTCCGAGACCGGCATCCCGACAGCGACAAGCCGTGCGTCTACGGCAACTGCCAGGCCGGCTGGGCCGTCGCGATCCTGAGCGCCGCCCGGCCGGAGATCATGGGACCGATCATCCTGGCGGGGGCGCCGCTCTCCTACTGGGCGGGCATCGAGGGATCGAACCCGATGCGCTATACCGGCGGGCTGACCGGCGGTTCCTGGGCGGCGCTGCTCGCCAGCGACCTGGGCAACGGCCGCTTCGACGGCGCCAACCTGGTCCGGAACTTCGAGAGCCTGAACCCGGCGAACACCTACTGGACCAAGTACTACAACCTGTATTCCAGGATCGATACCGAGGAGGAGCGGTTCCTGGAGTTCGAGCGCTGGTGGGGCGGCATCTTCCTGATGAACCAGGAGGAAATCCTCGCCATCGTCAACGGCCTGTTCATCGGCAACAAGCTGGCACGGGGCGAGATCGTCTCGTCCCAGGGCGGCAAGACGATCGACCTGCGCAACATCCGCTCGCCCATCGTGATCTTCGCCTCGTGGGGCGACAACATCACGCCGCCCCAGCAGGCCCTGAACTGGATCGCCGACGTCTATGACAGCACGGAGGAGATCCGCACCAACGAGCAGGTCATCGTCTATACCCTGCACGAGGACATCGGCCATCTCGGCATCTTCGTGTCGGCCAGGGTCGCGCAGAAGCACACGTCCGAGTTCATCGGCGGCCTGGACTTCATCGACATCCTGCCGCCCGGCCTGTACGAGCTGATCATCGACGACAAGCGGCCGGACCTGCCCAACGCCGACCTTATCCCGGACCGCTACGTCATGCGGTTCGAGCCGCGCGAGATCGAAGACATCCTCAAGCTGGACGACACGCGGGAGGACGAGTTGCGGTTCGAGACCGTCGCCCGCGTCTCCCAGGTCAACGAGGGCCTGTACGAGACCTTCGCCCGCCCCTGGATCACCCCCTTCGTCACCGAGGCGTCGGCCCGCTGGCTGCGGCTGATGCATCCGGCGCGGCTCGAACGCCTGATGGCCTCGGACTTCAATCCCTTCATGCGGCCGCTGGAATCCCTGGCCGGGATGGTCCGGCGGGACCGCCGGCCGGCCACTCCCGGCAATCCCTTCGTCGAGGCGGAGCGGCGGACGTCGGACGGCATCGTCCGGGCGCTGGAGGAGTACCGGAAAGCCCGCGACCTCGGCTATGAGCGGATATTCAAGGCGATCTACGGGTCGCCCCTGGTCGAGGCCGCCGTCGGCCTGCGCGCCGAGGGCGCCCGGCATGTCCGCCGCCGGGGCGACGCCGGGCTGCGCGCCGAGCTGGCCAAGGCCCGGATGGCATTGCTGGCGACCCGGATCGGGGAGGGCGGCCGGCTGGAGGCGCTGATGCGCTCCCTGCTCTATGTCTTCCGCGAGGACCGCCGCATGGTGGACGAACGCACCTTCCGGATGATGGAGCGGATCCGCGACGAGCGGCCGGAGGCCGGGAAGGTGAACGTCGCCCAGGTGAAGGACTGCGTCCGCGTCCAGGCCGCCATCCTCCAGATCGACGAGGAGCGTGCGATTCGCGCCCTTCCCGGCCTCGTTCCCGACCGCGAGGGCCGCGAGCGCGTCCTGGACGCGGTCCGGCGCATCTCCCAGGCCCAGGGCGCCCTGTCCGCGAAGGCGCAGGCGCGCCTCGACCGAATCCAGGCGGCGCTTGGGCTGGACGAGCGGAAAACCGGACGGGCGGCCAGCGCTTGA
- a CDS encoding c-type cytochrome produces MSKIGQKQGIVRNAVICVASAGILVAAIGQAGAQSQRPVSADPAAVVKERESAMKSMGDAMKKISAYVKNEGGTVEGVREGAAAIRQASQKIAPSLFPADTGIGRIEGSEAKPEIWQQWPKFEQAAARLVTAGNDLSSAAEGGDRAAIARQFAQVGQSCGGCHDDFRQKKN; encoded by the coding sequence TTGAGCAAGATCGGTCAAAAACAAGGCATCGTTCGAAATGCCGTGATCTGCGTCGCTTCGGCAGGAATCCTCGTCGCCGCCATCGGCCAGGCCGGTGCCCAATCCCAGCGGCCGGTGTCCGCCGACCCGGCCGCCGTGGTCAAGGAGCGCGAATCGGCCATGAAGAGCATGGGCGACGCGATGAAGAAGATCTCCGCCTACGTCAAGAACGAGGGCGGCACGGTCGAGGGGGTGCGCGAGGGCGCCGCCGCGATCCGGCAGGCTTCGCAGAAGATCGCCCCCAGCCTGTTCCCCGCCGACACCGGCATCGGCAGGATCGAGGGCAGCGAGGCCAAGCCCGAGATCTGGCAGCAGTGGCCGAAGTTCGAGCAGGCCGCCGCCCGGCTGGTGACCGCCGGCAACGACCTCTCTTCGGCCGCCGAGGGAGGTGACCGCGCGGCGATCGCCCGGCAGTTCGCCCAGGTCGGGCAGTCCTGCGGCGGTTGCCACGACGATTTCCGCCAGAAGAAAAACTGA
- a CDS encoding cytochrome c encodes MASWLLRLGVPLALVAGGGAPSMAQTAGDDPVKRGEYIFNAAGCLGCHTESKEAPRLAGGRALKTPFGTFYGPNITPDPETGIGGWTDEDFIRALREGRSPDGTAYFPVFPYTSFTHLTDQDLRDLKAYLDAQPAVSKPNRPHDVSPPFGWRFLLPAWQALFLEDGGLPPEPGRDAQWERGRYLVQAAGHCGECHSPRNFMGAVDHDRMLAGSADGPEGKPVPNITSDPGKGIGKWSPGEIAFLLEIGMMPDGDFVGGGMNEVVENSTSKLTAEDREAIAAYLLTVPPGG; translated from the coding sequence GTGGCTTCCTGGCTTCTACGCCTGGGCGTGCCGCTGGCCCTCGTGGCCGGCGGCGGCGCCCCCTCGATGGCCCAGACGGCCGGGGACGATCCGGTCAAGCGCGGCGAGTACATCTTCAACGCCGCCGGCTGCCTGGGCTGCCACACCGAATCCAAGGAAGCCCCCCGACTGGCCGGCGGGCGGGCCCTGAAGACCCCTTTCGGCACCTTTTACGGGCCGAACATAACCCCCGACCCGGAGACCGGGATCGGCGGCTGGACCGACGAGGATTTCATCCGCGCGCTGCGCGAGGGCCGCTCGCCGGACGGCACGGCCTATTTCCCGGTCTTTCCCTATACCTCGTTCACCCATCTGACCGACCAGGACCTGCGCGACCTCAAGGCCTACCTGGACGCCCAGCCGGCCGTGTCGAAGCCGAACCGGCCCCACGACGTGTCGCCTCCCTTCGGCTGGCGTTTCCTGCTCCCGGCCTGGCAGGCCCTCTTCCTGGAGGACGGCGGCTTGCCGCCCGAGCCCGGCCGCGATGCGCAATGGGAGCGCGGGCGCTATCTCGTCCAAGCGGCGGGGCACTGCGGCGAATGCCACAGCCCGCGCAACTTCATGGGCGCCGTCGACCACGACCGGATGCTCGCCGGATCGGCCGACGGTCCGGAAGGCAAGCCGGTGCCGAACATCACGTCCGATCCCGGGAAAGGCATCGGCAAATGGTCGCCCGGCGAAATCGCCTTCCTGCTGGAGATCGGCATGATGCCCGACGGCGACTTCGTCGGCGGCGGCATGAACGAGGTGGTGGAGAACAGCACGTCCAAGCTGACCGCCGAGGACCGGGAGGCGATCGCGGCCTATCTGCTGACGGTCCCGCCGGGCGGGTGA
- a CDS encoding metallophosphoesterase family protein encodes MTILFCGDPHGSFSQIIRAVAAKRPKAVVIVGDHDLEQPLEEVLAPVVSAGVPIWWIPGNHDGDRVHWYSNLFDSGLAGFNLHGQVVELAPGLRVAGLGGVFRGRIWHPSEGDGTPRYPSRDSYLDSLPTGHRWRGGLPLAQRVSIWWEDYQKLKAQRADVLVCHEAPSSHRHGFAVLDELARSMGARTIIHGHHHIGYQVMLPAGLRVVGIARAGLWRLAVPARASRVRQDASHY; translated from the coding sequence ATGACGATCCTGTTCTGCGGCGATCCCCACGGCAGCTTCTCGCAGATCATCCGGGCCGTGGCCGCCAAGCGCCCGAAGGCGGTCGTCATCGTCGGCGACCATGACCTGGAGCAGCCCCTGGAAGAGGTGCTGGCGCCGGTCGTATCGGCGGGAGTTCCGATCTGGTGGATACCCGGCAACCACGACGGCGACCGGGTCCACTGGTACAGCAATCTCTTCGACAGCGGTCTGGCAGGCTTCAACCTGCATGGGCAGGTGGTCGAACTGGCCCCCGGCCTTCGCGTCGCCGGCCTGGGAGGCGTGTTCCGCGGGCGCATCTGGCACCCGTCGGAGGGCGACGGGACGCCGCGCTATCCGAGCCGGGACTCCTACCTGGACTCCTTGCCGACAGGCCACCGCTGGCGGGGCGGGCTGCCCCTGGCGCAAAGGGTGTCGATCTGGTGGGAGGACTACCAGAAGCTCAAGGCCCAGCGCGCCGACGTGCTGGTGTGCCATGAAGCCCCCAGCAGCCACAGGCACGGGTTCGCCGTGCTGGACGAGCTCGCCCGCTCGATGGGCGCCCGGACGATCATCCACGGCCACCACCATATCGGCTACCAGGTCATGCTTCCGGCGGGACTGCGCGTCGTCGGGATCGCGCGCGCCGGGTTGTGGCGGCTCGCCGTGCCGGCCAGGGCCTCCAGGGTCCGCCAGGACGCGTCGCATTATTAG
- a CDS encoding PAS-domain containing protein: MAGRRRRSGRLLSPGFSPADLTGGTASPAPSAPGSAVLAEGASAPYGDGGADDPTRAGQQLILDAIPFPVAVLRRCDEVVLYVNTPLARIANQDAASMMGRRSTVKYARRADYEDVQAALEQAGRIDEREVRLRNADGRIFWVTLSAVLIPYHGEDAFLVGFTDITARKQAEDVQRQLIDAVPVPLVLARTSDAKILQINRRASELFGIASDLAVGRYATDFYVVEEERRRLGVLLRQDAQVDEFEVQLADSMKRPFWALLSARLFDHKGEQASLTAVNVINERKRIEQELAIERAMLKATLENMDQAMLITDRDLRVIGWNRRCIDLLGLPGEFLESGPTKDEIAGYLADLGDFDTLPESEVDLFRGDQRALLESRPIYERRRPNGTVVEARSNRLPGGGFVCSYTDITKRKAAEDELRASKEAAELAYSSLQQAKNSLIQAEKMAALGSLVAGVAHEINTPIGTALTAASHLGERTAEFRAQFQSGKLKKSEAERYLETAVETSAIMVATIGRAAELIQSFKQVAVDQSADIRRRFNLSAYVAEILLSLKPRLKQAQHSVVVDCPHDLEIDSYPGALSQVLTNFVMNSLLHGFSEGQIGTITISAQLRDSATVVIRYADSGRGIPEKNLARIFEPFFTTKRGTGGTGLGLHIVYNIVTQSLGGTIDVVSEVGQGAAFILAIPRTAPGQVELWIDE, encoded by the coding sequence TTGGCCGGACGCCGGCGCCGATCGGGCCGGCTCCTGTCGCCCGGCTTCTCTCCCGCCGACCTGACCGGCGGAACAGCCTCGCCTGCACCGTCCGCCCCGGGATCCGCCGTCCTGGCCGAGGGGGCGTCCGCCCCATACGGCGATGGCGGCGCGGACGATCCCACCCGGGCCGGCCAGCAGCTCATCCTCGACGCCATACCGTTCCCGGTCGCGGTACTGCGCCGCTGCGACGAAGTCGTCCTCTATGTCAATACGCCGCTGGCCCGGATCGCCAACCAGGACGCCGCGTCCATGATGGGCCGCCGCTCCACGGTGAAGTACGCCAGGCGGGCCGACTACGAGGACGTCCAGGCGGCCCTGGAGCAGGCCGGCCGGATCGACGAGCGCGAGGTGAGGCTGCGCAATGCCGACGGCCGGATCTTCTGGGTCACCCTGTCGGCCGTGCTGATCCCCTACCACGGCGAGGACGCCTTCCTCGTGGGGTTCACCGACATCACGGCGCGGAAACAGGCGGAGGACGTCCAGCGCCAGCTGATCGACGCGGTGCCCGTGCCGCTGGTCCTCGCCAGGACCTCCGACGCGAAGATCCTCCAGATCAACCGTCGGGCCTCCGAACTGTTCGGGATCGCCTCCGACCTGGCGGTGGGGCGGTACGCCACGGATTTCTACGTGGTCGAGGAAGAGCGGCGGCGCCTGGGCGTCCTGCTGCGCCAGGACGCTCAGGTGGACGAGTTCGAGGTCCAGCTGGCCGACAGCATGAAGCGGCCGTTCTGGGCGCTGCTCTCGGCGCGGCTGTTCGACCACAAGGGCGAGCAGGCCAGCCTGACCGCGGTCAACGTGATCAACGAGCGCAAGCGCATCGAGCAGGAGCTGGCGATCGAGCGGGCCATGCTGAAGGCCACGCTGGAGAACATGGACCAGGCCATGCTGATCACCGACCGCGATCTTCGGGTGATCGGGTGGAACCGGCGCTGCATCGATCTTCTGGGACTGCCGGGCGAGTTCCTGGAGAGCGGCCCGACCAAGGACGAGATCGCCGGCTATCTCGCGGACCTGGGCGACTTCGACACCCTGCCCGAGTCGGAGGTCGACCTGTTCCGCGGCGACCAGCGGGCGCTGCTCGAAAGCCGGCCGATCTACGAGCGGCGGCGTCCAAACGGGACCGTGGTGGAGGCGCGCAGCAACCGCCTGCCGGGCGGCGGTTTCGTGTGCAGCTACACCGACATCACCAAGCGCAAGGCCGCCGAGGACGAGCTGCGTGCCTCGAAGGAGGCGGCGGAACTGGCCTATTCCAGCCTTCAGCAGGCCAAGAACAGCCTGATCCAGGCGGAGAAGATGGCGGCGCTCGGCTCCCTGGTGGCCGGGGTGGCGCACGAGATCAACACGCCGATCGGCACGGCCCTGACCGCGGCCTCCCACCTGGGCGAGCGGACGGCGGAGTTCCGAGCCCAGTTCCAGAGCGGCAAGCTGAAGAAGTCCGAGGCCGAGCGCTACCTGGAAACCGCGGTCGAGACCTCAGCGATCATGGTGGCCACCATCGGCCGCGCGGCCGAGCTGATCCAGAGCTTCAAGCAGGTGGCGGTGGACCAGTCCGCCGACATCCGGCGCCGCTTCAACCTGTCGGCCTACGTCGCCGAAATCCTGCTCAGCCTGAAGCCGCGCTTGAAGCAGGCCCAGCACTCGGTCGTGGTGGACTGCCCGCATGACCTTGAAATCGACAGCTATCCGGGTGCATTATCGCAAGTGCTGACCAACTTCGTGATGAACTCTCTCCTCCATGGCTTCTCCGAAGGGCAAATCGGAACGATCACCATCTCCGCCCAGTTGCGCGACAGCGCCACCGTGGTGATACGATATGCCGACTCCGGCCGGGGCATCCCGGAAAAGAACCTGGCGCGCATCTTCGAACCCTTCTTCACCACCAAGCGGGGAACGGGCGGGACCGGACTGGGACTGCATATCGTTTACAACATCGTGACCCAGAGCCTGGGCGGCACCATCGACGTGGTGAGCGAAGTGGGCCAGGGTGCCGCCTTCATCCTCGCCATTCCCAGGACCGCTCCGGGTCAAGTGGAGCTTTGGATCGACGAGTGA
- a CDS encoding DUF3369 domain-containing protein yields MTAIDGDIGEDDDLLFADEADGEGDETLALQGDDSTANRRRIKPWKVMIVDDDREVHAITKVVLSDFVFDERPLEFISAFSASEACHLILEHPDTAVVLLDVVMETDDAGLRCVEFIRRTAGNEQVRVILRTGQPGQAPERQVIVNYDINDYKSKSELTSQKLFTAVVAALRSYQHIISIDMSRRGLEKIIDGSASLFEHRSMSQFVEGVLLQLRSLIHGATGSLLCTVCQDGDTAPVGALQVLASSEMLGVESGQPLERILSADAVSDIRRSLGEGRNIYCADHSVIVFRSRNHSTSVVYLEGHPPLGDLDRNLLEIFCGKVAIAFDNVYLYEQVLNAQKATVYALGKLAEFKDEITGHHVRRIERLTGLIAAELKARGAFPDEIDDRFVDQIGLASILHDVGKVGLPDSILNKPARLTEEEMAVIRQHPTIGGNVLREVAKMVPGRSYLSLGAEVAETHHEKYDGTGYPAGLKGEAIPVGGRITAVADVYDALMHKRPYKEAWTLQDTIDHLKSQSGTHFDPLVVDAFLTILDRGLDEEGIG; encoded by the coding sequence ATGACAGCCATCGACGGAGACATCGGCGAGGACGACGACCTGTTGTTCGCCGACGAGGCGGACGGCGAGGGCGACGAGACCCTCGCCCTGCAGGGCGACGACTCGACGGCGAACCGCCGCAGGATCAAGCCCTGGAAGGTGATGATCGTCGACGACGACCGGGAGGTGCACGCGATCACCAAGGTCGTCCTCAGCGACTTCGTCTTCGACGAGCGGCCGCTCGAGTTCATCAGCGCCTTCAGCGCGTCGGAAGCCTGCCATCTGATCCTGGAGCATCCCGACACCGCGGTCGTGTTGCTCGACGTGGTGATGGAGACCGACGACGCCGGCCTGCGCTGCGTCGAGTTCATCCGGCGCACGGCGGGGAACGAGCAGGTCAGGGTCATCCTGCGCACCGGCCAGCCGGGACAGGCGCCCGAGCGGCAGGTGATCGTCAACTACGACATCAACGACTACAAGTCCAAGAGCGAGCTGACGTCGCAGAAGCTGTTCACGGCGGTGGTCGCCGCCCTGCGGTCATACCAGCACATCATCAGCATCGACATGAGCCGGCGCGGGCTGGAGAAGATCATCGACGGATCGGCCTCCCTGTTCGAGCACCGCTCCATGAGCCAGTTCGTCGAGGGGGTCCTGCTCCAGCTCCGCTCGCTGATCCACGGGGCGACCGGATCGCTGCTCTGCACCGTGTGCCAGGACGGCGATACCGCGCCGGTCGGCGCGCTCCAGGTGCTCGCCAGCTCCGAAATGCTCGGCGTGGAGTCCGGGCAGCCGCTCGAGCGGATCCTGTCGGCCGATGCCGTCTCCGACATCCGGCGCTCCCTGGGCGAGGGGCGGAACATCTACTGCGCCGACCACAGCGTGATCGTGTTCCGCTCGCGCAACCATTCCACCAGCGTCGTCTACCTGGAGGGGCACCCGCCCCTGGGCGACCTGGACCGCAACCTGCTGGAGATATTCTGCGGCAAGGTCGCCATCGCCTTCGACAACGTCTATCTCTACGAACAGGTGCTCAACGCCCAGAAGGCGACGGTCTATGCGCTGGGCAAGCTGGCCGAGTTCAAGGACGAGATCACCGGCCACCATGTCCGGCGGATCGAGCGGCTCACCGGCCTGATCGCGGCGGAGCTGAAGGCGCGCGGCGCCTTCCCGGACGAGATCGACGACCGTTTCGTCGATCAGATCGGCCTCGCCAGCATCCTGCACGACGTCGGCAAGGTCGGCCTGCCCGACAGCATCCTGAACAAGCCGGCGCGCCTGACCGAGGAGGAGATGGCCGTGATCCGCCAGCACCCCACCATCGGCGGAAACGTCCTGCGCGAGGTCGCCAAGATGGTCCCGGGCCGCAGCTACCTGAGCCTCGGCGCCGAGGTGGCGGAAACCCACCACGAGAAATACGACGGTACCGGCTATCCCGCCGGCCTGAAGGGCGAGGCGATCCCGGTCGGCGGCCGGATCACCGCCGTCGCCGACGTCTACGACGCCCTGATGCACAAGCGCCCCTACAAGGAGGCCTGGACCCTCCAGGACACGATCGACCACCTCAAGTCCCAGAGCGGCACCCACTTCGACCCCCTGGTGGTCGACGCCTTCCTGACGATCCTGGACCGCGGCCTGGACGAGGAAGGGATCGGCTGA
- a CDS encoding PAS domain S-box protein, which translates to MPEVVFATDAQGRWTYLNPAWTRMTGFPVEDCIGRPYHEFVDPEERQSSLTRFSALLMGRETRYRRQVRYRTASGAPCWVEVSVTLERDGEGRLTGSCGSMVEITARMRAEAATRGEQAILETIVGGAPLDTILCRICLLSEELTPQSRCSVLLLDPDGVHLRIAAAPGLPDDYNAAIDGVAIGIGTGSCGRAAFTGTPVIVADIATDPLWDGYRDSALPHGLRACWSFPIIADGVVLGTFGTYYGVARAPDETEMETAGRLAKLAAVAIIRSRTDEALRVSEERYAVAARGGHVGIWDIDLVAGAIHWSPLHKQMLGLGPSADPGSDTGIGILGETLERLIHPEDVAEVAAAYESHLARGTPYDVTFRINRPDGAVRWLQSRAEAVRDDSGRAVRIAGSILDVTEKIESVEALRRSEQRFRDFTEVASDWLWETDTDFRVTFVSGRAVDTLGIAPADMMGRQLREMVSENTATPKWRRYYEDLEARRPIDSFEFSHRTPEGDLRHFRIKARPFLDGRGVFRGYRGTGTDITAERNSADALRTRERELSEAQRIARTGDWLWHVDGRRVEWSDETYRIFGVDRRSFVPDFGNVFSFVHPDDRDAVIDGLTRSAAEKGRSAMEFRVHRADGEERHVWAQWQCSLGESGEVAHVFGVCRDITEQKKTEEMLRAAKDAAEAASRAKSEFLASMSHELRTPLNAIMGFSEVLKEQILGPLSERYRDYASDIHRSGQHLLDLISDLLNMARIEARQMEFQDEAVSLSEIVDEAFRLTRLSPGETRQTVTRTLPDPMPMLRADRRALKQVLINLLGNAAKFTPEQGTIGLAVRHDSAGDLEITISDSGIGIPESRLPDLGKPFSRVENVMSRRYQGSGMGLFISKTLIERHGGTLTIASSEGQGTSVTVRLPAERLVAPDGAPEERAAD; encoded by the coding sequence ATGCCCGAGGTGGTGTTCGCGACCGACGCCCAGGGCAGATGGACCTACCTGAACCCGGCATGGACGCGGATGACCGGCTTTCCCGTCGAGGACTGCATCGGGCGCCCGTACCATGAGTTCGTCGATCCGGAGGAACGGCAGAGCTCCCTGACCCGCTTCTCCGCGCTGCTCATGGGACGGGAGACCCGCTACCGGCGCCAGGTGCGCTACCGGACCGCCTCCGGCGCGCCCTGCTGGGTCGAGGTGAGCGTCACGCTGGAGCGTGACGGGGAAGGCCGCCTGACCGGCAGCTGCGGCTCGATGGTGGAGATCACGGCGCGCATGCGCGCCGAAGCCGCGACCCGGGGCGAACAGGCGATCCTCGAGACGATCGTGGGAGGCGCCCCGCTCGACACCATCCTGTGCCGGATCTGCCTGCTGTCGGAGGAGCTGACCCCGCAGAGCCGCTGCTCCGTCCTGCTGCTCGATCCGGACGGCGTCCATCTCAGGATCGCCGCCGCCCCGGGCCTGCCGGACGACTACAACGCCGCCATCGACGGCGTCGCGATAGGCATCGGAACGGGGTCCTGCGGCAGGGCGGCTTTTACCGGCACCCCGGTGATCGTCGCGGACATCGCGACGGACCCGCTATGGGACGGCTATCGCGACAGCGCCCTGCCCCACGGGCTGCGCGCCTGCTGGTCTTTCCCGATCATCGCGGACGGCGTCGTGCTGGGCACCTTCGGCACCTACTACGGGGTCGCCCGGGCGCCTGACGAAACCGAGATGGAAACGGCGGGCCGGCTCGCCAAGCTTGCCGCCGTCGCGATCATCCGGAGCCGCACCGACGAGGCCCTGCGCGTCAGCGAGGAGCGCTACGCCGTCGCGGCGCGGGGCGGCCATGTCGGGATCTGGGACATCGACCTCGTCGCCGGGGCGATCCACTGGAGTCCCCTCCACAAGCAGATGCTGGGGCTGGGGCCGAGCGCCGATCCGGGCAGCGACACGGGGATCGGGATCCTGGGCGAAACGCTGGAACGGCTGATCCATCCGGAGGACGTCGCGGAGGTGGCGGCCGCCTATGAGTCCCACCTCGCCCGGGGCACGCCCTACGACGTCACGTTCCGCATCAACCGGCCCGACGGCGCGGTCCGCTGGTTGCAGTCCCGCGCCGAGGCGGTCCGGGACGATTCCGGCCGCGCGGTCCGCATCGCCGGCAGCATCCTGGACGTGACCGAGAAGATCGAGTCCGTCGAGGCGCTGCGGCGGAGCGAGCAGCGCTTCCGGGACTTCACCGAGGTGGCGTCGGACTGGCTGTGGGAGACCGACACGGATTTCCGGGTCACCTTCGTTTCCGGCCGGGCGGTCGATACGCTGGGGATCGCCCCGGCGGACATGATGGGCCGGCAGCTGCGGGAAATGGTCTCGGAGAACACGGCGACGCCGAAATGGCGGCGCTACTACGAGGACTTGGAAGCCCGCCGCCCGATCGACTCGTTCGAGTTCTCCCACCGGACGCCGGAAGGCGACCTGCGGCATTTCCGGATCAAGGCACGGCCGTTCCTGGACGGTCGAGGGGTGTTCCGGGGATACCGCGGGACCGGGACCGACATCACCGCCGAGCGCAACTCGGCCGACGCGCTGCGCACCCGGGAACGCGAGCTGTCGGAGGCGCAGCGGATCGCCCGGACCGGCGACTGGCTGTGGCATGTGGACGGCCGGCGGGTCGAATGGTCGGACGAGACCTACAGGATCTTCGGCGTCGATCGCCGGAGCTTCGTCCCGGACTTCGGCAACGTGTTCTCCTTCGTCCATCCGGACGACCGCGACGCGGTGATCGACGGGCTGACCCGCTCGGCCGCCGAAAAAGGCCGCTCGGCCATGGAGTTCCGCGTCCACCGCGCCGACGGGGAGGAGCGGCATGTCTGGGCGCAGTGGCAGTGCAGCCTGGGCGAGTCCGGCGAGGTCGCCCACGTCTTCGGGGTCTGCCGGGACATCACCGAGCAGAAGAAGACGGAGGAGATGCTGCGGGCCGCCAAGGACGCGGCCGAGGCGGCCAGCCGCGCCAAGTCGGAATTCCTGGCCAGCATGAGCCACGAGCTGCGCACGCCGCTCAATGCCATCATGGGATTCAGCGAGGTCCTGAAGGAGCAGATCCTGGGTCCCCTGAGCGAGCGCTACCGGGACTATGCCAGCGACATCCACCGCAGCGGCCAGCACCTGCTGGACCTGATCAGCGACCTGCTGAACATGGCGCGGATCGAGGCGCGCCAGATGGAGTTCCAGGACGAGGCCGTCTCCCTGTCCGAGATCGTGGACGAGGCCTTCCGCCTGACCCGCCTTTCCCCCGGCGAGACGCGCCAGACCGTGACGAGAACGCTGCCGGACCCGATGCCGATGCTCCGGGCGGACCGCCGCGCGCTCAAGCAGGTGCTGATCAACTTGCTCGGCAACGCAGCCAAGTTCACCCCCGAACAGGGAACCATCGGCCTTGCCGTGCGGCACGACTCCGCCGGCGACCTGGAGATCACCATCTCCGACAGCGGCATCGGCATCCCGGAAAGCCGGCTGCCGGACCTCGGCAAGCCGTTCAGCCGGGTGGAGAACGTGATGTCCCGGCGCTACCAGGGCAGCGGCATGGGCCTGTTTATTTCCAAGACTTTGATAGAGCGCCACGGCGGCACCCTGACGATCGCCAGTTCCGAGGGACAGGGAACCTCCGTCACGGTCCGCCTGCCGGCCGAAAGGCTCGTGGCGCCGGACGGCGCCCCGGAGGAGCGGGCGGCGGATTGA